A genomic segment from Polyangium mundeleinium encodes:
- the tssE gene encoding type VI secretion system baseplate subunit TssE: protein MAASLLTRIAHAANPHSLERHTWKDQDLEQAVIAHLARMLNTRQGSSLTCPDYGLIEVSEMLHDFPDAVGIVQRAIKNSIQQYEPRLKNVQVRHIKNEVMGTMYLEFEITGQLHYPDGRRSGLRFSTSVDQSGNVKIG from the coding sequence ATGGCTGCCTCCCTGCTCACGCGCATCGCCCACGCGGCCAACCCGCACTCGCTGGAGAGGCATACGTGGAAGGATCAGGATCTCGAGCAGGCCGTGATCGCGCACCTCGCGCGGATGCTGAACACGCGGCAGGGCAGCTCGCTCACCTGCCCCGATTATGGGCTGATCGAGGTGTCGGAGATGCTGCACGATTTCCCCGACGCGGTCGGGATTGTGCAGCGCGCCATCAAGAACAGCATTCAGCAGTACGAGCCGCGCCTGAAGAACGTGCAGGTCCGGCACATCAAGAACGAGGTCATGGGGACCATGTACCTCGAGTTCGAGATCACGGGGCAGCTGCATTACCCGGACGGACGCCGTTCGGGGCTTCGGTTCAGCACCTCGGTGGATCAGAGCGGCAACGTCAAGATCGGTTGA
- a CDS encoding lytic transglycosylase domain-containing protein — protein sequence MSLLHRIPPLVSALAFGYGVGMSAPDAALAPVQAAVVAVAPTSGAPRPEAVPAPLVVDPSRAPLRGEPLRGGVTAARMGGPESQHLGRLREVEMREAMRGEQSSLDRPMYSRSPRLNSDAAAGEGAEVDDLDVAGTEALSRMQLPDLKVAITRRTLKYVRFFTRTDRGRGMFETWLKRSGRYQDLIQGELREWRLPEDLIWVAMIESGFDARVKSPAGAMGLWQFMPATGAVYGLEQNKHVDQRKNPRLATRAAAHHLRDLYMRFGNWDLALAAYNMGYEQLLDRIDRYGTADFNELARQEALPSETASYVPKIAAAALVANNLERFGFDQVELVRPVDTAEIAAPPGLSLKTLAKAAGVPLKTVRQLNPDLLGDRLPPGRGDFLVNVPPESLSRVHTMLPVLLQTEPIVTEDAAVLDPVDLLGGRDFVRRRAATRDNDSLLSLLPSYRKRRALRDPVEELAAQAGVGSAADDDEGDEEPFRPRKKREGRKTLLYKVGPGDTLIGIARQFAMDVEDVARENRLGEEDKLRAGSILRLRVKPGVLGALDLGAAEGGEAGAKAEETQRRIIDPGTHANASATKDKDKGPSDAARGTEKTDAQKGRSEGRKGSRGRSRG from the coding sequence ATGAGTCTCCTCCACAGGATTCCGCCCCTCGTTTCGGCCCTTGCGTTTGGGTACGGCGTGGGGATGAGCGCGCCGGACGCGGCGCTCGCGCCGGTCCAGGCCGCTGTGGTGGCGGTCGCGCCGACGTCGGGGGCGCCTCGTCCCGAGGCCGTGCCGGCGCCGCTCGTCGTGGATCCTTCGCGGGCGCCCCTGAGGGGCGAGCCTCTGCGGGGCGGTGTCACGGCGGCGCGGATGGGCGGGCCGGAGTCGCAGCACCTCGGCAGGCTGCGCGAGGTCGAGATGCGGGAGGCGATGCGGGGCGAACAGTCTTCGCTCGATCGGCCGATGTACTCGCGGTCGCCGCGGCTCAACTCGGACGCGGCGGCGGGGGAGGGGGCCGAGGTCGACGATCTCGACGTGGCGGGCACCGAAGCGCTGTCGCGGATGCAGCTCCCGGATCTGAAGGTGGCGATCACGCGGCGCACGTTGAAGTACGTCCGCTTCTTCACGCGGACCGATCGGGGCCGCGGGATGTTCGAGACCTGGCTCAAGCGCAGCGGCCGGTATCAGGACCTCATCCAGGGCGAGCTCCGCGAGTGGCGTTTGCCCGAGGATCTGATCTGGGTCGCGATGATCGAGAGCGGGTTCGACGCGCGGGTGAAGTCGCCGGCGGGGGCGATGGGTCTCTGGCAGTTCATGCCTGCGACGGGCGCGGTGTACGGGCTCGAGCAGAACAAGCACGTCGACCAGAGGAAAAACCCGAGGCTCGCGACGCGCGCGGCCGCGCACCACCTGCGCGATCTCTACATGCGCTTCGGCAACTGGGATCTCGCGCTCGCGGCCTACAACATGGGCTACGAGCAGCTCCTCGATCGGATCGATCGGTACGGCACGGCCGACTTCAACGAGCTCGCGCGGCAGGAAGCGCTGCCGAGCGAGACCGCGTCGTACGTCCCGAAGATCGCGGCGGCGGCGCTTGTCGCGAACAACCTGGAGCGGTTCGGGTTCGATCAGGTCGAGCTCGTGCGTCCCGTCGACACCGCCGAGATCGCCGCGCCACCTGGTTTGTCGCTCAAGACCCTGGCCAAGGCGGCGGGCGTGCCGCTGAAGACGGTGCGGCAGCTCAATCCGGATCTGCTCGGCGACAGGCTGCCGCCGGGGCGCGGTGATTTCCTCGTGAACGTGCCGCCCGAGTCGCTGTCGCGCGTGCACACGATGCTGCCCGTTCTCTTGCAGACCGAGCCCATCGTGACCGAGGACGCGGCCGTGCTCGATCCGGTCGATCTCCTCGGCGGGCGCGATTTCGTGCGGCGTCGCGCGGCGACGCGGGACAACGACAGCCTGCTTTCGCTCCTGCCCTCGTACAGAAAGCGGCGCGCGCTGCGGGATCCGGTCGAGGAGCTCGCGGCGCAGGCCGGCGTGGGCTCCGCGGCGGACGACGACGAGGGCGACGAGGAGCCGTTCCGGCCGCGCAAGAAGCGCGAGGGTCGCAAGACGTTGCTTTACAAGGTCGGTCCGGGCGACACGCTCATCGGCATCGCGCGCCAATTCGCGATGGATGTGGAAGACGTGGCGCGGGAAAACCGCCTCGGCGAAGAGGACAAACTCCGCGCAGGATCCATTTTGAGGCTCCGCGTCAAGCCCGGCGTGCTCGGTGCGCTCGATCTCGGCGCAGCCGAGGGAGGTGAGGCGGGCGCCAAGGCCGAGGAAACGCAGCGTCGCATCATCGATCCCGGTACCCACGCGAACGCGAGCGCGACCAAAGATAAGGACAAGGGTCCTTCCGACGCAGCGCGCGGTACCGAGAAGACGGACGCGCAAAAGGGTCGCAGCGAAGGAAGGAAAGGATCCCGGGGCCGATCGCGCGGGTGA
- the tssJ gene encoding type VI secretion system lipoprotein TssJ: MAASASTTSWKRKRAALALASLSFLGLGLGALSSFAIGCGSAPPPAAPKPCDVQIVTLRIYAADNINPNENQNPRPVVIRLYQLKDEMRMQNATYDEVLLSDKEVLADDIVKMDEVSVFPNDLVEVKFERAKEASTLGGVALFHSPKGQSWKTFYAFPLMPGEAQCGGRESDAGAQADPKTAFFVESTKIDNGSEFDESMFPNATSVRRVNLPKASGGNAPPKAAAPAP, from the coding sequence ATGGCGGCCTCAGCGTCCACCACCTCCTGGAAACGCAAGCGCGCGGCCCTGGCCCTTGCCTCTCTCTCCTTCCTCGGGCTCGGGCTCGGCGCGCTCTCCTCGTTTGCGATCGGCTGCGGATCCGCGCCGCCACCCGCTGCGCCGAAGCCGTGTGACGTCCAGATCGTCACGCTTCGCATCTACGCCGCGGACAACATCAACCCGAACGAGAACCAGAACCCGCGCCCCGTCGTCATCCGGCTGTATCAGCTCAAGGACGAGATGCGGATGCAGAACGCGACGTACGACGAGGTCCTCCTTTCGGACAAGGAGGTCCTCGCCGACGACATCGTCAAGATGGACGAAGTCAGCGTTTTCCCGAACGATCTCGTGGAGGTGAAGTTCGAGCGTGCGAAGGAGGCGAGCACGCTCGGAGGCGTCGCGCTCTTCCACAGCCCCAAGGGGCAGAGCTGGAAGACGTTCTACGCGTTTCCTTTGATGCCAGGCGAGGCCCAGTGCGGCGGCCGCGAGAGCGACGCCGGTGCGCAGGCCGACCCCAAGACTGCCTTTTTCGTCGAGTCCACGAAGATCGACAACGGCAGCGAATTCGACGAATCGATGTTCCCGAACGCGACATCGGTCCGCAGGGTCAACCTCCCCAAGGCGTCGGGCGGCAACGCTCCGCCGAAGGCCGCCGCCCCGGCCCCCTAG
- a CDS encoding type VI secretion system-associated FHA domain protein: protein MPLALVARVIDTQANQSFDVTFERFPIRIGRNQLNDLHIDRPYVSQFHLAIDVRDRQIIVKDLGSTNGTVFAGRRLTRDTPTDVTSTPELTIGPIVMRMQLIDAAPKKREAPKDGTVLDFAQEQSGNAAASWRQQQKPITPGAEDGYVRQVQPYVEAYRAAWGGVYRVIYDHLPRLSPEVRQNYLKRIAMEQPTIAAEQDFQKLSQYYGVDPRMLGEPSPAQAAHAAMIELSRTLAPGSKPIEDVESVLTFGRKLRDAMEVFLKCFVSLRNGYQEFEAEMLAREVTPDENDRVASAKDEKELGNVLLGPQSGPDAPRQLQDIFVDVMSHQVALINGVMEGVRSLLTKLSPKTIEEELERRGKRGGLFSNKFEALWKLYEVVHGDYAGEQKETFLIIFGPQFSRAYAATAGDDEKTTGDAGAKNRSRFTLSANQIKR, encoded by the coding sequence ATGCCGCTGGCGCTCGTGGCCCGGGTCATCGATACCCAGGCCAATCAAAGCTTCGACGTCACATTCGAGCGCTTCCCCATCCGCATCGGCAGAAACCAGCTCAACGACCTGCACATCGATCGGCCGTACGTCTCGCAGTTCCACCTGGCCATCGACGTCCGCGACCGGCAGATCATCGTCAAGGATCTCGGCTCGACGAACGGCACCGTGTTCGCGGGTCGGCGCCTCACGCGCGACACGCCGACGGACGTCACGAGCACGCCGGAGCTGACCATCGGCCCGATCGTGATGCGGATGCAGCTCATCGACGCGGCGCCGAAGAAACGTGAAGCCCCGAAAGACGGGACCGTCCTCGACTTCGCCCAGGAGCAATCCGGCAACGCCGCTGCGTCTTGGAGGCAGCAGCAGAAGCCGATCACGCCCGGCGCCGAGGACGGCTACGTGCGGCAGGTCCAGCCCTACGTGGAGGCCTACCGCGCGGCCTGGGGCGGCGTCTATCGCGTGATCTACGATCACCTGCCGCGGCTCTCGCCCGAGGTGCGCCAGAACTACCTGAAGCGCATCGCGATGGAGCAGCCGACGATCGCGGCCGAGCAGGACTTCCAGAAGCTCTCGCAGTACTACGGCGTCGATCCGCGCATGCTCGGCGAGCCGAGCCCCGCGCAGGCCGCGCACGCCGCGATGATCGAGCTCTCGCGCACGCTCGCGCCGGGCTCGAAGCCGATCGAGGACGTCGAGAGCGTGCTGACGTTCGGCCGCAAGCTCCGCGACGCGATGGAAGTGTTCCTCAAGTGCTTCGTGAGCCTGCGGAACGGCTACCAGGAGTTCGAGGCCGAGATGCTCGCGCGCGAGGTGACGCCGGACGAGAACGATCGCGTGGCCTCCGCGAAGGACGAGAAGGAGCTCGGCAACGTGCTGCTCGGCCCGCAAAGCGGCCCGGACGCGCCGCGGCAGCTCCAGGACATCTTCGTCGACGTGATGAGCCACCAGGTCGCGCTCATCAACGGCGTGATGGAAGGCGTGCGCTCGCTCCTCACGAAGCTCTCCCCGAAGACGATCGAGGAGGAGCTCGAGCGACGCGGCAAGAGAGGCGGCCTATTCTCGAACAAATTCGAAGCTCTCTGGAAGCTCTACGAGGTCGTCCACGGCGACTACGCTGGAGAACAGAAAGAGACCTTCCTGATTATTTTTGGCCCGCAGTTCTCGCGCGCGTACGCTGCGACCGCCGGGGATGACGAGAAAACCACCGGTGACGCGGGTGCGAAGAACCGTAGCCGCTTCACCCTCTCGGCGAATCAGATCAAACGATGA
- the tssH gene encoding type VI secretion system ATPase TssH, with protein sequence MMLVEAKSIIKRLTKVCTAALEAAVVQCVNARHYEVTVEHLLLSLLDDANSDIAFIVMHYDLDPARLRQALQRSLSDLRTGNAGKPVFSPTMLEWMQDAFVVGSMEYGYTKVRSGALFARLVNQPTRYSMSGIGSLLEGISREDVKNNLPKIISGSKEDAETAPGGAAGAAGGAAGPGGLPQGAASASADSALAKYCVDYTGRARAGQIDPIFGREGEIRQMIDILGRRRKNNPIIVGDSGVGKTALVEGMALMIVNNQVPPLMQGVEIMGLDLGLLQAGAGVKGEFENRMKQVISEIKGSPKPIILFIDEAHTIIGAGNQAGAGDAANLLKPALARGELRTIAATTWAEYKKYFEKDAALARRFQPVKVDEPSEAVAITMLRGLRPKFEEAHNVIVSDEAVVAAVKLSARYISGRLLPDKAVDLLDTCSARVKIALQQKPAQVEDIEVRIETLSSELAALTRDRAAGIRIQEEERIEQLTEKIAKSKVELENTRVAYDNESAGAKKVLEARTRMNAAKSDEERDAIRKEVVTAIDELHKSQGEVPLIRPDVDEAMVAAVVSAWTGIPVGKMVGDSVRALVEMESRLNARIKGQNYALETVAKELRAARAGLKPQSTPMGVFLFVGPSGVGKTETALALADMLFGGERMMVTINMSEFQEKHTTSRLIGSPPGYVGYGEGGMLTEGVRQRPYTVVLLDECEKADPDVMNLFYQVFDKGALTDGTGLLVDFKNTVIIMTSNLATDKITNHVVSAWEEKREPVIREIYEEIKPTLSAHFKPALLARMTVVPYIPISPAALGDITRLKLNALVDRLKKSQRIEATYTDRMVELIASRCTEVDTGARNIDHILRATLLPMLSQEILTRMAEGVMPKKLVIDIDDQKNFTATFPE encoded by the coding sequence ATGATGCTCGTCGAAGCCAAATCCATCATCAAGCGGCTCACCAAAGTCTGCACCGCTGCGCTCGAGGCGGCGGTCGTCCAATGCGTCAATGCCAGGCATTACGAGGTGACGGTCGAGCACTTGCTGCTCTCGCTCCTCGACGACGCGAACTCCGACATCGCGTTCATCGTGATGCACTACGACCTGGATCCCGCGCGCCTGCGGCAGGCCCTGCAGAGGAGCCTCTCGGATTTGCGTACGGGCAACGCCGGCAAGCCCGTCTTTTCCCCGACGATGCTCGAGTGGATGCAGGACGCGTTCGTCGTCGGGTCGATGGAGTACGGCTACACGAAGGTGCGTAGCGGCGCGCTCTTCGCGCGGCTCGTCAACCAGCCGACGCGTTACTCGATGAGCGGCATCGGCTCGCTGCTCGAGGGCATCTCGCGCGAGGACGTCAAGAACAACCTCCCCAAGATCATCTCGGGCTCGAAGGAAGACGCGGAGACGGCTCCGGGCGGGGCCGCGGGCGCGGCGGGCGGCGCGGCGGGCCCCGGCGGGCTGCCGCAGGGCGCGGCGAGCGCGTCGGCGGATTCGGCGCTGGCGAAGTACTGCGTGGATTACACGGGCCGCGCGCGTGCCGGCCAGATCGATCCGATCTTCGGCCGTGAGGGCGAGATCCGGCAGATGATCGATATTCTCGGTCGCCGCCGGAAGAACAACCCGATCATCGTCGGCGACAGCGGCGTCGGCAAGACGGCCCTCGTCGAGGGCATGGCGCTCATGATCGTGAACAATCAGGTCCCGCCGCTCATGCAGGGCGTGGAGATCATGGGCCTCGATCTCGGCTTGCTCCAGGCCGGCGCGGGCGTGAAGGGCGAGTTCGAGAACCGGATGAAGCAGGTCATCTCGGAGATCAAGGGCTCGCCGAAGCCGATCATCCTCTTCATCGACGAGGCGCACACGATCATCGGCGCGGGGAACCAGGCCGGCGCGGGCGACGCGGCGAACCTCCTGAAGCCCGCCCTCGCGCGCGGCGAGCTGCGCACGATCGCGGCCACGACGTGGGCCGAGTACAAGAAGTATTTCGAGAAGGACGCGGCGCTCGCGCGGCGTTTCCAGCCCGTGAAGGTCGACGAGCCGAGCGAGGCCGTGGCGATCACGATGCTCCGCGGCCTGCGCCCCAAGTTCGAGGAGGCGCACAACGTCATCGTCTCGGACGAGGCGGTCGTGGCGGCCGTGAAGCTCTCGGCCCGCTACATCTCGGGCCGCCTGCTGCCGGACAAGGCGGTCGATCTGCTCGATACGTGCTCGGCGCGCGTGAAGATCGCGCTCCAGCAGAAGCCCGCGCAGGTCGAGGACATCGAGGTCCGCATCGAGACGCTCTCGTCGGAGCTCGCCGCGCTGACGCGTGATCGCGCCGCCGGCATCCGCATCCAGGAGGAGGAGCGGATCGAGCAGCTCACGGAGAAGATCGCGAAGTCGAAGGTGGAGCTCGAGAACACGCGCGTCGCCTACGACAACGAGTCCGCGGGCGCGAAGAAGGTGCTCGAGGCGCGCACGCGCATGAACGCGGCGAAGTCGGACGAGGAGCGCGACGCCATCCGCAAGGAGGTCGTGACGGCCATCGACGAGCTGCACAAGAGCCAGGGCGAGGTGCCGCTGATCCGGCCCGACGTCGACGAGGCGATGGTCGCGGCCGTCGTCAGCGCCTGGACGGGTATCCCCGTCGGCAAGATGGTCGGCGACAGCGTCCGGGCGCTCGTCGAGATGGAGTCGCGCCTCAACGCGCGCATCAAGGGCCAGAACTACGCCCTCGAGACGGTGGCGAAGGAGCTCCGCGCCGCGCGCGCAGGTCTCAAGCCGCAAAGCACGCCGATGGGCGTCTTCCTCTTCGTCGGCCCGTCCGGCGTCGGCAAGACGGAGACGGCCCTCGCCCTCGCGGACATGCTGTTCGGCGGCGAGCGCATGATGGTCACGATCAACATGTCCGAGTTCCAGGAGAAACACACGACCTCCCGGCTCATCGGCTCGCCGCCCGGCTACGTCGGTTATGGCGAGGGCGGCATGCTGACCGAGGGCGTGCGCCAGAGGCCGTATACGGTCGTCCTCCTCGACGAGTGCGAGAAGGCGGATCCGGACGTGATGAACCTGTTTTACCAGGTGTTCGACAAGGGCGCGCTTACGGACGGCACGGGCCTGCTCGTCGACTTCAAGAACACGGTCATCATCATGACCTCGAACCTCGCCACCGATAAGATCACGAACCACGTGGTCAGCGCGTGGGAGGAGAAACGCGAGCCGGTGATCCGCGAGATCTACGAGGAGATCAAGCCGACCCTGTCCGCGCACTTCAAGCCCGCGCTGCTCGCGCGTATGACCGTCGTGCCGTACATCCCGATCTCGCCGGCGGCCCTCGGCGACATCACGCGCCTCAAGCTGAACGCGCTCGTCGATCGCTTGAAGAAGAGCCAGCGCATCGAGGCGACGTACACGGACCGCATGGTCGAGCTCATCGCGAGCCGGTGCACCGAGGTCGACACGGGCGCCCGCAACATCGACCACATCCTGCGCGCGACGCTCCTGCCGATGCTCTCGCAGGAGATCCTCACGAGGATGGCCGAGGGCGTGATGCCGAAGAAGCTCGTCATCGACATCGACGATCAGAAGAACTTCACGGCGACGTTCCCGGAGTGA
- the tssG gene encoding type VI secretion system baseplate subunit TssG, whose translation MGAEERQPQPDLSGGPNPDAAFAPSLDPERQAKAMISAKMAELEHSARRYSFFRLVYILERLFPGSAPVGQLGPVATERIRLRGDTSLIFASTDVSELKSTKYPDEIDRARITAGFMGLYGSVSPLPTYYVEELAQDDYQGGPQPKREFLDVFNHRLLSLFYRAFTKYRHSVGYRKKGDDPFTRRLLCAAGVDGFREHKSPLHRFLYLRYAPLLATKSRSAHGLEVVLKDIFGSMGVDIEQFVGHWTLIEKPLRNKMGVANHQLGESLTIGRWVYDGTGRFKIKLGPLKYDEYISFLPGGSNRSVLKAAVDTLTRGACDAMLELHVATEDAPRFQLASPRASTLSRTTWLGGPVGQNFVIEVPLNDKPQRTGQGDEEEEERLDPPPLPY comes from the coding sequence ATGGGAGCCGAAGAGCGGCAGCCTCAACCTGATCTGAGCGGCGGGCCGAACCCCGACGCCGCCTTCGCGCCGTCGCTCGATCCAGAGCGACAGGCGAAGGCGATGATCTCGGCGAAGATGGCCGAGCTCGAGCACAGCGCACGGCGCTACTCGTTCTTTCGGCTCGTCTACATCCTCGAGCGCCTCTTCCCGGGCAGCGCGCCCGTGGGCCAGCTCGGGCCCGTGGCGACGGAGCGCATCCGTCTGCGCGGGGACACGAGCCTGATCTTCGCTTCGACGGACGTGAGCGAGCTCAAGTCCACGAAGTACCCCGACGAGATCGATCGCGCGCGCATCACGGCGGGCTTCATGGGCCTCTACGGCTCGGTCTCGCCGCTGCCGACGTACTACGTCGAGGAGCTCGCGCAGGACGACTACCAGGGCGGTCCGCAGCCGAAGCGCGAGTTCCTCGACGTCTTCAACCATCGCCTGCTGTCGCTGTTTTACCGGGCGTTCACGAAGTACCGGCACTCGGTCGGCTACCGGAAGAAGGGCGACGATCCGTTCACGCGGCGCCTGCTCTGCGCAGCGGGCGTCGATGGATTCCGCGAGCACAAGAGCCCGCTGCATCGATTCCTCTACCTGCGCTACGCGCCGCTGCTCGCGACGAAGTCCCGCAGCGCGCACGGGCTCGAGGTGGTGCTGAAGGACATCTTCGGCAGCATGGGCGTGGACATCGAGCAGTTCGTCGGGCACTGGACGCTGATCGAGAAGCCGCTGCGAAACAAGATGGGCGTGGCAAACCATCAGCTCGGCGAGAGCCTGACGATCGGCCGATGGGTCTACGACGGCACGGGGCGCTTCAAGATCAAGCTCGGGCCGCTGAAGTACGACGAGTACATCTCGTTCCTGCCAGGCGGCTCGAACCGCTCCGTGCTCAAGGCCGCAGTCGACACACTGACGCGCGGCGCATGTGACGCGATGCTGGAGCTGCACGTCGCAACGGAAGACGCCCCGCGCTTCCAGCTCGCGTCGCCCCGCGCATCCACGCTCTCGCGCACGACGTGGCTCGGCGGCCCGGTGGGGCAAAACTTCGTGATCGAAGTACCCCTGAACGACAAACCGCAGCGCACGGGCCAGGGAGACGAAGAAGAAGAAGAGCGTCTCGACCCGCCCCCGTTGCCCTACTAG
- the tssF gene encoding type VI secretion system baseplate subunit TssF, translated as MFNKYYQDELSYLRELGREFAQAYPAIAPMLAERGADPDVERLLEGVAFLTGKIRQKLDDELPEVIHSVASLLFPHYLRQIPATSIVEFTPLPNVVREKLIVARHAEVGSVPVDGVSCRFRTTQDVELLPLTVEDVRVETGAQLAQSLRIEVKVTGGAALAALALSRIRFYIHGERRLQDDVRVWLGAHVDSIALCAVDGAGRDTALATLPARNVKLVGFDEDEALIPYPPTVYAGFRLLQEYFTLPQKFAFFEVQGLEAMPADKLSDRFAILIQFKDGLPAGTRLSKENFRLFCSPVVNLFEHSSDPIKPDPSKYEYLARPAGSTPVAYELYSIESVIGIARRTSQRVKIPPFFSFEHELDPEASARGVFYQTHIKPASIGDGVDLYVSFGSAQDGAAIPEFDVISIEATCTNRRLPAQLKVGDLRVPTATSPAVASFTNVTGVTAPLPPPMGRELQWRVLSHMAMSYRSVTELDVLRSVLEIYNFPALIDRQAARANQLRMQAIKSIRVRPTDRLYRGAPVRGVATEVELDEGGFAGEGEMYLFASILNEMLAAYVSLNSFTQLSVTGTNTRVVYRWEPKSGSLNLI; from the coding sequence ATGTTCAACAAGTACTACCAGGACGAGCTATCCTACCTGCGCGAGCTCGGGCGCGAGTTCGCGCAGGCGTACCCCGCGATCGCGCCGATGCTCGCGGAGCGCGGGGCAGATCCGGACGTCGAGCGGCTGCTCGAAGGCGTCGCGTTCCTCACGGGGAAGATCCGGCAAAAGCTCGACGACGAGCTGCCCGAGGTCATCCACTCGGTCGCGTCGCTGCTCTTCCCGCACTACCTGCGGCAGATCCCGGCGACGTCGATCGTGGAGTTCACGCCGCTGCCGAACGTGGTGCGCGAGAAGCTCATCGTCGCGCGGCATGCCGAGGTCGGCTCGGTGCCCGTCGACGGTGTGTCGTGCCGATTCCGGACCACGCAGGACGTGGAGCTCTTGCCGCTCACCGTGGAGGACGTGCGCGTCGAGACGGGCGCGCAGCTCGCGCAGTCGCTGCGGATCGAGGTGAAGGTGACGGGCGGCGCGGCGCTCGCGGCGCTCGCGCTCTCGAGGATCCGCTTCTACATCCACGGCGAGCGGAGGCTCCAGGACGACGTCCGCGTCTGGCTCGGCGCGCACGTCGACTCCATCGCGCTCTGCGCGGTCGACGGCGCGGGCCGCGACACGGCGCTCGCGACCTTGCCCGCGCGCAACGTAAAACTCGTCGGGTTCGATGAAGACGAGGCGCTGATCCCCTACCCGCCCACGGTCTACGCGGGCTTCCGGCTGCTGCAGGAGTACTTCACGCTCCCGCAGAAGTTCGCGTTCTTCGAGGTCCAGGGGCTCGAAGCGATGCCCGCGGACAAACTTTCGGACCGGTTCGCGATCCTGATCCAGTTCAAGGACGGGCTACCCGCGGGGACACGCCTCTCGAAGGAGAACTTCCGGCTCTTCTGCTCGCCGGTCGTCAACCTGTTCGAGCACTCGAGTGATCCGATCAAGCCCGATCCGAGCAAGTACGAGTACCTCGCGCGCCCCGCCGGCTCGACGCCCGTCGCGTACGAGCTCTACAGCATCGAGAGCGTGATCGGCATCGCGCGGCGCACGAGCCAGCGCGTGAAGATCCCGCCGTTCTTCTCGTTCGAGCACGAGCTCGATCCAGAGGCGTCGGCGCGCGGCGTCTTCTACCAGACGCACATCAAGCCCGCGTCGATCGGCGACGGCGTCGACCTCTACGTCTCGTTCGGCTCGGCGCAGGACGGCGCGGCGATCCCGGAGTTCGACGTCATCAGCATCGAGGCGACGTGCACGAACCGGCGCTTGCCCGCACAGCTCAAGGTTGGCGATCTTCGCGTACCGACGGCGACGTCGCCCGCGGTCGCGAGCTTCACGAACGTCACGGGCGTGACCGCGCCCTTGCCTCCGCCAATGGGCCGCGAGCTGCAGTGGCGCGTGCTCTCGCACATGGCGATGAGTTATCGATCGGTCACGGAGCTCGACGTGTTGCGGTCGGTCCTCGAAATCTACAACTTCCCCGCGCTCATCGATCGTCAGGCGGCGCGGGCGAACCAGCTCCGCATGCAGGCGATCAAGTCGATCCGCGTCCGCCCCACGGATCGGCTCTACCGCGGCGCGCCCGTGCGCGGCGTGGCGACGGAGGTCGAGCTCGACGAAGGGGGCTTCGCGGGTGAAGGCGAGATGTACCTCTTTGCGAGCATCCTGAACGAGATGCTCGCGGCGTACGTCTCGCTCAACTCCTTCACGCAGCTCAGCGTTACCGGCACCAATACGCGCGTGGTTTATCGATGGGAGCCGAAGAGCGGCAGCCTCAACCTGATCTGA